The Helicobacter sp. NHP19-003 genomic interval CATGAATAATTTTTATCATAAATTTGAAAAAGTCTTAGGACCTCTCAGTGGTTCAGGAGTATCTGCAGAACAAATCACGCGTGTCTATGCATGGTTTTACCAAACGGGCGCAGAAATTTTTCGTCTTGGGGGTCCTATTACACCCATTCGCTCTCTCATTATGGTCTATAACTACTATGTTGCCCTGGCCTCCATGGTGCCTAATTATGCTTTTTTTCCTCCTAGCACTACAAGTGTATTTGGACCACCCCCTACCCTCCACCAACAAGCCCTGCCCACTCCACCTACTTTGGGGTTAACCTACAAAGACTTAGCCTCTGCAATCCAAGCCGCCCAAAATAAACTTGACCAGCAAGGCCATGTAACTTCTATGCAAGGCACAATTAATTTGTCCCCCTTGAGTCGTACGATCAATAGTCTTTCTCGCCCCTTTGCCAATATTAATTGGAATGCAAATTTAGGCGTTGGATTTCAATACTTTTTCGCTAACCGCATTGGTATGGATGTCCACGCTAATTTGGGATATAGCTATCTCAATAGTCCTTTACTTAGAGAATTATCGGATTTCAAATCCTTACAGGGGTTTCTATGGGAAGCAGGAGTAGATGTGATCTTGGACCTTTTCATTTCCCGTGGACCTAAAAAGTGGTTTTCGGGTTTGTATGCGGGCGCAATGGGTACGGGGAATTACTTTTTTTTAGACGCTTTGGCTTCGCATGGCGTAACTTCCAACTACAATGTATTGTTCAATGCAGGTTTACGCCTTCAGATTGAACATAATATCTTTAAAGTAGGGATTATGGACCCTTTAATCGCCCGCTATATTGATATCAAAATGGGCAACAGCATCATCATTTTAGATGAAAATTATAAAGACATCGATGTCTATATTTCTTTTGCACATCTTTTCTAGTGGCTTGCAGACAACGATAAAAC includes:
- a CDS encoding outer membrane beta-barrel protein, yielding MKRPIMGMGVLQRDLLSLCLVLTPLYGYDVRNGAYLSGTVGAQNMDTTTNTPSGSSTMPLNSTNLQSSLSTHLQELIDKLQSLNTDAAQVGTTLNITKIDPIEAQATQAQIQTLEAQVATQIAQLEGLIDTNQQASANATDQSILQAYSAILQDLKNVDASLEQEINQYNHKLMADKNAFANQTNRVIEENKQAQATYAQDKNTYANQTAVYNATTQDLSNNLSACIDSPRCEGLPNSYTSGQVQVALTQMMRNAYNIVYSNMPWFFSGPYKTQTSKVITQNEWEQAVQDGKKRASFCRDVSCMNNFYHKFEKVLGPLSGSGVSAEQITRVYAWFYQTGAEIFRLGGPITPIRSLIMVYNYYVALASMVPNYAFFPPSTTSVFGPPPTLHQQALPTPPTLGLTYKDLASAIQAAQNKLDQQGHVTSMQGTINLSPLSRTINSLSRPFANINWNANLGVGFQYFFANRIGMDVHANLGYSYLNSPLLRELSDFKSLQGFLWEAGVDVILDLFISRGPKKWFSGLYAGAMGTGNYFFLDALASHGVTSNYNVLFNAGLRLQIEHNIFKVGIMDPLIARYIDIKMGNSIIILDENYKDIDVYISFAHLF